GCAGCTGCTCTTAGCTCCTTCTCTTGGGTCCCAGCCATGGGCCTGGTGACCAGGCGACAGTGCTCCACAACAGAGAACACCGTGTGCGTCTGTGACCAGGGCCACTTCTGCGTTAGTGAGTCGGGGGACGACTGTGCGGAGTGCCGTCCCCACACGGCCTGCAGACCTGGCCAGAGGGTACAGCAGAGAGGTGAGCGGCAGACTGCGGGCAGCCGGCCTCCTGGTCCCCAGCACCCTCTAGGAGACGGACCCCAGACCcaagcccggggtggggggagcccagCTGCCCCGCTGGCCTGATGCCCTGCATCCTCTCTGCCTGGCCCTGTCATTTCTCAGGCACCGAGTGGCAGGACAGGGTGTGTGAGGACTGCCCTCCGGAGACCTTCTCGCCCAGTGGGACCCTGGAGGAGTGCCAGCCCTGGACCAGGTAGATGATCCCGGGGTGGTCTCAGCCCTGTGTCCCTGGGAGGGGCTCCTCCAGCTCCCCTGGCAGATGAGGCCCCACCCTGCTGTTCCCTATCGTGCGCCAGCCTCCGGGAGAGCCCCTGCCGGGACTCTGGGGCTCACACACCCCATCACATTAGCCGAGAACTGAAAGTCAGTAGATGCGAGCTTCCTGGAGGCCAAGGACGGACCTTCTTCCCCGGGGCAGGTCTGGAGGGATGCTGCCGCCAGATTCCCAGTCCCCTGTGGTTCTGGGGTGTCCCCAGATATCGGGGCCATGGGGGCTCCCAGCGGATCTGGAGTCAGGGAGGTTCTCAAAGTGAGGGCTCCATTCTTCCTGCGACCATCCCCGGAGCCCAGAGCTAACCTGGGCCCTCACAGTGTCCctgggcggaggggaggggggctggggtgaCCAGATGTGGCTGCTGGTGGGCGACATCCTGCCTCCCTCgggtctgtccgtctgtctgccATGCCGGCTCTAAGGGTCGTGCCCCCCTGACCagggctctctctgccctgtctcctCCGACCCCGTGCCTCCCTGTCTTGCTGCCTCTCCCCGGCCCTCTCCCCCGACCCGTCTCCCCGTAGCAGCAAGGCCTGGAAAGGCAGAGGGACCCGAGTTCACACCCAGAGCCGCGAGCTGCCGAGCGCCTTGCCACGGGGCGGTTGCCTCCACCTCGCAGAGCCTGGCGGCGCCTCggggacaccccccacccccaggtcgaGTGAGCATCAGGCCCCCACACTGCTGTCTCCTAGGTGCAACGGCCCTTTTCAGAGCCTTTTAAATGCTGGGACCAGCAGCTCCGATGTCAAGTGCTCCTCCTGGAGCCTTTCTCTTTTTGTGGGCTTGACCTTTTCCGTACTTCTGCTTGGTGGCATAATACCCATAGTCGTCTGGCTACTGAGGAAAAGGATGAAAACCAGACGGTCACCTGGTAAGCAAGGGGGTGTGGTCCCATCAGGGCTCAGGGCCCCAGCAGGTGCGTTGGGGGGAGGTCAGCAGGAGccgtgggcagggctgggtcctCCCGAGAGGCCTCACATCGTCCCCTCACTCGCTCGGTCCCTGCCCGCTTATCTGCCCTGCTGCGGGCTCCACATCTGGGccaggccccggccccggccccgcagACCCGGCTCTGGCCTCCAGCAGGGAGCGGGCGCTCGGCAAGGAGTCCAAGCGGGGAAGGTCAGCCACCTTCTCAGGCTGTCAGCTAGTCCGTGCTGGGCCCTCGCCCCAGGGTCCCCAGGCCGCAGGCAGGCCTCAGGGTCCCGGGCTCTGAGCGGGCCGCCCAGTGGCCGGTGTTCTTTCTCACCCGACTCGGGGGCGCCTGTTCCCCGGCGGACCCTCCCCTGTGAAGTGTCCGCTCCCTTTCCCTGGATGACCATCACATCGGGGTGCGTTAGGGACAGGGTGTGGCAGCTGGAGGCTCGGGCAGGAAGTGCCCCCACGTTGTCACGAGTCCTGGGCTCCCTGGCGGACGAGTCCGCACGGGTCCGGCCTGTCTCCCGGAGGGTCCTTCTCTCAGGGAAGGCCACACAGAGAGAAGTCAGGAGCTTgggtccccccaacccccaatgcTGAGCGGACTCTATGTGACACGGGGTCTCTGTTTTGCAGGGGGACCCGCCAAGGGGAGACTCTTACAGGTATTATGGACCATTCCCCGGCCCCCACCCACTGGAGGTGATGCCGTCGGGGTGGGTGGGGCTCCCGGTTCTCTGAGGGGCCTGGGTCCTTCGGGCCAAGCCACCTCCTCGCCTTAGAAAGCCAGGAAGACCCCGAACACAAGGCCCACGGGCGGGGCCCAGTACAGGCGGGTCTTCGTGTGGAAATTCCCCATCGCGACACAGAAGGGCGTGCCGTGTCCACCCAGGTCCCGCAGGCCCCGCCGGACGTCACCACAGTGGCTTTGGAGGAGACGGCATCCGTGTTTCCCGGGAGGGACCAGCCCACCGATCGACGGCTCTAGGAGGCGGACGTCTGAGACATCTCGGGCTGTGCCCGCTCGAAGCCGCCAGGCCCCCGAGGGCAGACTGTGGGCCCTCAGACTCGACGCAGCAGAGGGATACCGGCCGCCGCTCAGGGGGCTCGGGGACCTCACACGCCTCCCATC
This Lynx canadensis isolate LIC74 chromosome C1, mLynCan4.pri.v2, whole genome shotgun sequence DNA region includes the following protein-coding sequences:
- the TNFRSF14 gene encoding tumor necrosis factor receptor superfamily member 14 isoform X1: MSLTLYLLLLGPLRCSLAAAPCKEEEYPVGAECCPKCGPGYRVQEACGELTGTLCVPCDPGTYTAHLNGLSECLQCRVCDPAMGLVTRRQCSTTENTVCVCDQGHFCVSESGDDCAECRPHTACRPGQRVQQRGTEWQDRVCEDCPPETFSPSGTLEECQPWTRGTRQGETLTGPAGPAGRHHSGFGGDGIRVSREGPAHRSTALGGGRLRHLGLCPLEAARPPRADCGPSDSTQQRDTGRRSGGSGTSHASHQLRGGPPPCHLCCPRVDPAL
- the TNFRSF14 gene encoding tumor necrosis factor receptor superfamily member 14 isoform X2, translated to MSLTLYLLLLGPLRCSLAAAPCKEEEYPVGAECCPKCGPGYRVQEACGELTGTLCVPCDPGTYTAHLNGLSECLQCRVCDPAMGLVTRRQCSTTENTVCVCDQGHFCVSESGDDCAECRPHTACRPGQRVQQRGTEWQDRVCEDCPPETFSPSGTLEECQPWTRCNGPFQSLLNAGTSSSDVKCSSWSLSLFVGLTFSVLLLGGIIPIVVWLLRKRMKTRRSPGGPAKGRLLQVPQAPPDVTTVALEETASVFPGRDQPTDRRL